Sequence from the Corallococcus sp. EGB genome:
CGAAGAGCACGCCGCCCAGGTGCACCGTGCGCACCACGACGGGCGCGGTGCGGTACTCCAGGTTCACCAGCAGCAGCCGCTTGCCGGAGTACGCATCCACCGCCGCGCCGCGCAGGCCGTTGCTGCCGCCCAGCAGGCTCACGCGCTCGGACAGGTCGTCGATGTTCACGTCCAGCAGGCCGCGCGCCACGAAGCGCCCGCCAAGGACGCGCGGCGACACCTGCACCAGCTCCGCGGCCCAGCGGCGGTTCGTCCAACCCTCCTTCACGCCGGGCTGGCTCGCGCTGAACTGCTGGCGGATGGACGCGGCCGCGGACGCGGTGGTGAGCGCGTCGCCCCAGTGCACGCGGTAGCGCACGGACAGGCCGCTTTCCACGAAGTGCGCCGCGGACGGGAACACCGGCGGCGCGTAGCGCAGCGTGGCCACCACCGAGTGCCCCAACTGGAAGTCCTCCGACAGCGTGTACGAGTCCACGTTGCGAAGGACGTCGTAGCGGGCCTCGAAGGCGCTGAGGGAGAAGTTCGCGTACCCCGCGTCCTCCGCGCGCGGCAGGTAGTTGCGGCGGAACCAGTCCGTCTGCGCGTCGGTGAGGTGGGACGCCACCGGCGCGGCGTAGGCGTAGTGGTAGGCCCCCGCGCCCATGCCCACGTTCCACTTGTAGCGCTGCCCGTAGGAGCGCGTGTACGTGGCGCCCGCGGCCACCTCGCGCGTGTTGTAGACGTACGGGATGGGGTCGCCGTCCGGGAACGGGAGCTGCCAGATGTCCGCGCCCCGGAACTGCCGCGCGGTCTCCATGTTCCACGCCACGGACGTGCTCAGGCTCCACGGCGTCGCCAGCGAGTACAGCGGCCGGCTGACCACGAGGCTCCCGCGAGAGCCCTCCGCGCGGCCCGTGTCGCGATTGATCAGCACCGCGGCGGACTCCGTCAGCGACCAGCGGCTGCCGAGCACGCGCTTGTCCGTGTAGCTCTGGCCGAAGCTGAACGTGTCCAGGCGCATGATGAAGTCCAGCGCCACCTTCTTGCCGCGCCCCAGGAAGTTCTGCTCCGTGCCCTGAAGGCGCAGGTAGAGCAACAGCGAGCCCACGGCGGAGAACTCGTTGTTGAGCCGGAGCGACCACAGGTCCTTGGTCACCAGCAGCAGCGCGACCTTGTCCGGCGCACTGCCCTTCACCGGCACCGCGCGCACGACGGAGAACAGGCCCAGCTTGCGCAGGTTGCGCACCGACTCCGCGACGAGCGCCTCCGAGTACGGCTGCCCCGGCGAGATCAGCACCTCCCGGCGGACAACCTCGTCGCGGGTGCGGACGTGGAAGATGTTGAGGAACGAGGGATACGGATCCGTCGGCGCGACCACCTCCTCCGCGGTGACGAGCACCTCCTCCAGCACCTTGCCCTCGGGCGCGGGCTCCACCTGGCGCTCGACCTCGCCCAGGCCCCAGGCGATGAGCGCGTCCTCGTAGTTCTTCGTGCTCTCGGCTTCCGTGGTGGCCACGGGCGCCTGCGTGCCCTCCGGCCCCACCGGGACCTGCTCCGCGCGCG
This genomic interval carries:
- a CDS encoding BamA/TamA family outer membrane protein; the encoded protein is MPLSLPVLLVTVLAATGAPAGQTSPSDTPLPPAPDGSGKPQEVVPPDAPVRSPDDEPSGVSNTEVAAPPRAEQVPVGPEGTQAPVATTEAESTKNYEDALIAWGLGEVERQVEPAPEGKVLEEVLVTAEEVVAPTDPYPSFLNIFHVRTRDEVVRREVLISPGQPYSEALVAESVRNLRKLGLFSVVRAVPVKGSAPDKVALLLVTKDLWSLRLNNEFSAVGSLLLYLRLQGTEQNFLGRGKKVALDFIMRLDTFSFGQSYTDKRVLGSRWSLTESAAVLINRDTGRAEGSRGSLVVSRPLYSLATPWSLSTSVAWNMETARQFRGADIWQLPFPDGDPIPYVYNTREVAAGATYTRSYGQRYKWNVGMGAGAYHYAYAAPVASHLTDAQTDWFRRNYLPRAEDAGYANFSLSAFEARYDVLRNVDSYTLSEDFQLGHSVVATLRYAPPVFPSAAHFVESGLSVRYRVHWGDALTTASAAASIRQQFSASQPGVKEGWTNRRWAAELVQVSPRVLGGRFVARGLLDVNIDDLSERVSLLGGSNGLRGAAVDAYSGKRLLLVNLEYRTAPVVVRTVHLGGVLFVDSGSAFNKRPEMVTTVGVGLRLLFPQFNVFPFRIDFGYVLNGDRPPVGSRLSLSSGQVTDYRPTFLDSP